A window from Candidatus Nitrospira neomarina encodes these proteins:
- a CDS encoding chemotaxis protein CheB produces MIQSSHPDIIVIGASAGGITALKKLVSYFPQDLQASILVVLHLGSYSTSTLDTILAEAGPLPATFAKNGEFISYGRMYVAPPDFHLLIDKDVMVLSKGPRENLWRPSIDTLFRSAAVSYGVRVVGIILSGYLDDGVAGLLAIQRCGGMIMVQDPAEALFPDLPNNVLAHMRVDVCLPVEDLARQLIQQVKTTVGQEFPPPEDLIEENVTVDDYMSHLPPRHVKGEVAGLSCPECGGTLWELAQGSLTRYQCHVGHGFTEQSLLAGKSNSLDQALWTAFRLMEERVALLQKCIARAEYTGRRHTLSLYQKQLEPLLPQLQQFRDLLSQKSSLPLEPPTPANTSE; encoded by the coding sequence ATGATTCAGTCCTCACATCCCGACATTATTGTCATTGGAGCGTCAGCAGGAGGAATTACCGCGCTCAAAAAGCTGGTGTCCTATTTTCCCCAGGATTTGCAAGCTTCGATATTGGTGGTTCTCCATCTCGGCTCGTATTCGACTTCCACGCTGGATACCATTTTAGCGGAGGCCGGGCCTCTACCGGCCACATTTGCCAAAAATGGAGAATTCATTTCCTACGGGAGGATGTATGTGGCTCCTCCGGATTTTCATCTGCTGATTGATAAGGATGTGATGGTCCTTTCCAAGGGACCGCGTGAAAATCTTTGGCGGCCGTCTATTGACACGTTATTTCGTTCGGCGGCGGTGTCCTATGGCGTGCGGGTCGTGGGGATTATTTTATCAGGATATCTGGATGATGGCGTGGCCGGCCTTCTGGCCATCCAGCGGTGCGGGGGGATGATTATGGTTCAGGATCCCGCAGAGGCTCTGTTTCCCGATCTGCCGAATAATGTGCTGGCTCATATGCGCGTCGATGTATGTTTGCCGGTGGAAGATCTGGCCCGCCAACTGATTCAACAGGTCAAGACCACGGTAGGTCAGGAATTTCCTCCTCCTGAAGATCTGATTGAAGAAAACGTCACTGTCGATGATTATATGAGTCATCTTCCCCCTCGGCACGTCAAGGGGGAAGTGGCCGGGCTCAGTTGCCCCGAATGCGGAGGGACCCTTTGGGAACTGGCCCAGGGCTCCTTAACGCGGTATCAATGTCACGTCGGGCATGGATTTACCGAACAGTCTTTGTTGGCAGGAAAATCGAATAGCCTGGACCAGGCTTTGTGGACGGCCTTTCGTCTCATGGAGGAGCGTGTGGCCCTCCTGCAAAAATGTATTGCCAGAGCTGAATACACTGGTCGTCGGCACACCCTGAGCTTGTATCAAAAGCAGCTGGAACCTCTCCTGCCTCAATTGCAACAATTTCGAGATCTGTTAAGTCAGAAATCTTCCCTTCCGCTTGAACCTCCCACGCCAGCCAACACGTCTGAATGA
- a CDS encoding S16 family serine protease, whose product MHHLRRAMIIGSILAWAIPGGWAFSFAKPPVAEQMYWQKQSVTFLGTSLDLDGEPIGIVSELDISFRKQEGQEALNVTFSSGPGKFSPLTQVAIHSGIVSAARMAGLDPKTWNVFLKFPNPGVTIYGDSLTAMVSVVALAMANNNDIILNHVMTGKVTHDGHIGAVGGIPLKIQAAFEEHIPRVIIPEDQFPEDDDWQTPFLMQVSPVNTVLQAYQMLTGATLSGTGNTSELMAQHSNEK is encoded by the coding sequence ATGCATCATTTGAGAAGAGCAATGATCATCGGCAGCATTCTGGCATGGGCCATCCCTGGCGGATGGGCCTTTTCCTTCGCAAAACCGCCTGTGGCCGAACAGATGTATTGGCAGAAGCAATCCGTGACCTTTCTGGGAACCTCTCTCGACCTGGATGGTGAACCGATCGGAATTGTGTCTGAACTGGACATTTCATTTCGGAAACAGGAAGGTCAGGAAGCGTTGAACGTGACCTTTTCGAGCGGACCGGGAAAATTTTCACCGTTAACTCAAGTGGCCATTCATTCCGGGATCGTCTCGGCGGCTCGCATGGCAGGGCTTGATCCAAAAACCTGGAATGTTTTTTTGAAATTTCCAAATCCCGGTGTGACGATTTACGGGGATAGTTTGACCGCGATGGTAAGTGTAGTGGCCCTGGCGATGGCTAACAATAATGACATTATCCTGAACCACGTGATGACCGGGAAAGTGACCCATGACGGTCATATCGGGGCGGTGGGGGGAATCCCACTGAAAATCCAGGCCGCCTTTGAGGAACATATTCCAAGAGTCATTATTCCTGAAGATCAGTTTCCTGAAGACGATGATTGGCAGACGCCTTTTCTGATGCAGGTTTCTCCCGTCAATACGGTGTTGCAGGCCTATCAGATGTTAACCGGAGCGACACTGTCGGGCACCGGAAACACATCCGAGTTGATGGCGCAGCATTCCAACGAGAAATAG
- a CDS encoding response regulator, with translation MSDLPSPTHSILLVEDNPADAELVRERLKDASGMSPFHITRVSTLKEALTILHGTPFDVILLDLNLPETNGLETLKIIRSANSAIPLVVLTGTDDEPLALEAIKLGAQDYIPKSSMNAVLLSRILHYAIEREKNERIRRDSERKYRLFVDGATGLAFIMLDLEGNITHWNSGAERLFGHTEVAALHKHFSLLFTAEDKRDGRPATELRRAESLEKGDDDNWLVRADGSRFWASGAVTAIRDPDDKLIGFAKVVRDKSAQKDTSDKLAELNRTLEERVMQRTQELTRNQERLRAMASDLTVTEQRERRRLATDLHDYLAQLLVVCRLKLSQGQSISDKETLLKVIQEADNLLDQSLTYTRTLVSQLSPTCLYEFGLHAALVWLGTEMGKQGLTVTLKSTDETLNLPEDQAVLVFQSVRELLYNVLKHSGVHEVMVNLSFPQDSHLLIEVKDSGCGFHESLEERNEQSPTNFGLFSIRERLEALGGEMVLHSAPQQGTQVLLRIPIEHSQEDLQLRTVKPTQVHAHKKAHVSRPPSEKIRILLADDHKMVREGFCHILNAQVDFEVVGEAEDGKQAVTLCESLRPDVVVMDLHMPKMDGLEAIKNIKQFFPDTVMIGLSVYDTPDVARWFREAGAAAFVTKGGPAENLVTIVRKYRRQQKPA, from the coding sequence ATGAGCGATCTCCCATCCCCGACTCATTCCATCCTGTTAGTGGAGGACAATCCGGCCGACGCAGAATTAGTGCGCGAGCGGCTGAAGGATGCCTCCGGCATGTCCCCCTTTCATATCACCCGGGTATCGACGCTGAAAGAGGCCCTGACCATCCTTCACGGCACGCCGTTTGACGTTATCCTTCTTGATCTAAATCTGCCGGAAACCAATGGACTTGAAACCTTGAAAATAATCCGGTCGGCAAACTCGGCCATTCCCCTCGTGGTGTTAACCGGCACCGATGATGAACCGCTGGCCCTTGAAGCCATCAAATTAGGGGCACAGGATTATATCCCGAAATCTTCGATGAATGCCGTGTTACTTTCCCGAATTCTGCACTATGCCATTGAACGGGAAAAGAATGAGCGGATTCGCCGGGATAGTGAAAGAAAGTACCGGCTATTTGTTGATGGCGCCACCGGCCTGGCTTTTATCATGCTTGATTTGGAGGGGAACATTACCCATTGGAATTCCGGAGCTGAGCGGCTTTTTGGGCACACAGAAGTCGCGGCATTGCATAAACATTTTTCTCTACTCTTTACTGCTGAAGACAAACGGGATGGTCGCCCGGCAACCGAATTGCGAAGGGCGGAATCCTTAGAAAAAGGGGACGATGACAATTGGCTGGTACGGGCCGATGGGTCACGATTTTGGGCCAGTGGCGCGGTGACGGCTATACGCGACCCCGACGACAAACTGATCGGATTTGCCAAAGTGGTCCGGGACAAAAGCGCTCAAAAAGATACCAGTGACAAATTAGCCGAATTAAATCGCACATTGGAAGAGCGCGTGATGCAACGTACTCAGGAACTCACTCGCAACCAGGAACGGCTACGCGCCATGGCTTCCGATCTCACGGTAACCGAACAACGGGAACGACGCCGGTTGGCGACGGACCTTCATGATTATCTGGCACAGCTCCTTGTCGTCTGTCGACTGAAATTAAGTCAAGGTCAATCGATTTCAGATAAGGAAACCCTCCTCAAGGTGATTCAGGAAGCGGATAACCTCTTGGATCAATCCCTGACGTATACACGAACACTGGTCAGCCAACTGAGTCCGACCTGTCTCTATGAATTCGGACTCCATGCCGCTCTCGTCTGGTTGGGAACCGAAATGGGAAAACAGGGATTAACGGTCACCTTGAAAAGTACAGATGAGACACTAAACCTGCCGGAAGATCAAGCCGTTCTCGTCTTTCAATCCGTTCGGGAACTGTTATATAACGTACTTAAACATTCCGGCGTGCATGAGGTGATGGTGAATCTGTCTTTCCCACAGGACAGCCATCTGCTGATCGAAGTGAAGGATTCCGGCTGCGGGTTTCATGAAAGTCTTGAAGAGAGAAATGAACAATCTCCGACCAATTTTGGACTCTTTAGTATTCGAGAGCGATTGGAAGCCCTCGGCGGAGAAATGGTTCTCCATTCAGCCCCGCAACAAGGCACTCAAGTCCTTTTGCGTATTCCCATTGAACACAGCCAGGAGGATCTCCAGCTACGCACGGTCAAACCGACTCAGGTGCACGCCCACAAAAAGGCTCATGTTTCCCGTCCTCCTTCAGAAAAAATCCGCATTCTTCTCGCAGATGATCATAAGATGGTCCGTGAGGGATTTTGCCATATTCTGAACGCTCAAGTGGATTTTGAAGTCGTCGGAGAGGCAGAAGACGGGAAACAGGCAGTGACCCTTTGTGAGTCACTCCGCCCCGACGTCGTCGTGATGGATCTTCACATGCCCAAGATGGACGGTCTGGAAGCCATCAAAAATATCAAACAATTCTTTCCCGACACTGTGATGATCGGATTATCCGTGTATGACACGCCGGACGTGGCCCGATGGTTCCGGGAGGCAGGAGCGGCGGCATTTGTCACGAAGGGAGGTCCGGCTGAAAACTTAGTCACCATCGTCAGGAAATATCGGCGTCAACAAAAACCTGCCTAG
- a CDS encoding response regulator, protein MQNPIEILLIEDNPADIRLTQEAFREARLRNTLHVVQDGVSAMAFIRQAAPFQQAPRPDLILLDLNLPKKDGRDVLKEIKSDPHIRTIPVVVLTTSDDEADVLRSYDLHANAYLVKPIDILQFIKMIQSLEDFWLSVVKLPPKVAEA, encoded by the coding sequence ATGCAGAATCCTATTGAAATTTTACTCATAGAGGATAATCCCGCTGATATCCGGCTGACCCAGGAAGCCTTTCGGGAAGCTCGCCTCCGGAATACCCTTCATGTGGTTCAAGACGGGGTCAGCGCCATGGCCTTCATTCGGCAGGCAGCACCCTTTCAACAGGCGCCCCGACCGGACCTTATTCTGTTGGATTTAAACCTTCCCAAAAAGGACGGGAGGGACGTTCTAAAGGAAATCAAATCCGACCCGCACATCCGCACAATTCCCGTGGTGGTGTTGACCACATCTGATGACGAAGCAGATGTCTTGCGGAGTTACGATCTGCATGCCAACGCGTATTTGGTCAAACCCATTGATATTTTGCAATTCATCAAAATGATTCAATCACTCGAAGATTTCTGGCTCTCTGTAGTCAAACTCCCTCCAAAAGTGGCAGAGGCATGA